A window of Sus scrofa isolate TJ Tabasco breed Duroc unplaced genomic scaffold, Sscrofa11.1 Contig740, whole genome shotgun sequence contains these coding sequences:
- the LOC100157547 gene encoding olfactory receptor 11G2-like, whose amino-acid sequence MNISNTPSNSSTITGFILLGFPCSRHGQILLFLLFAGVYLLTLMGNGSIICAVRWDQRLHTPMYILLANFSFLEISYVTSTVPNMLANLLSDNKVISFSGCFLQFYFFFSLGSTECFFLAIMAFDRYLAICRPLQYPTLMTARLCTNLVVSCWVLGFLWFLIPIIIVSQMSFCGSRIIDHFLCDPGPLLALTCKKAPVIELVFSTLSPVPLIIPFLLIMGSYALVLQVVLKVPSAAGRRKAFSTCGSHLAVVSLFYGSVLVMYGSPTSEHDAGMQKIVTLFYSVITPLLNPIIYSLRNKDMKKAMQKFLKL is encoded by the coding sequence ATGAACATCTCCAACACCCCCAGCAACTCCAGCACCATCACCGGCTTCATCCTCCTGGGCTTCCCTTGCTCCAGGCACGGACAGATCCTCCTCTTTCTGCTCTTCGCTGGGGTCTACCTCCTGACCCTCATGGGCAATGGTTCTATCATCTGTGCTGTGCGCTGGGATCAGAgactccacacccccatgtacatCCTGCTCGCCAACTTCTCCTTCCTCGAGATCTCCTATGTCACCTCCACTGTCCCAAACATGCTGGCCAACCTCCTCTCTGACAACAAGGTCATCTCCTTCTCTGGATGCTTTCTCCagttctactttttcttctccttgggtTCTACAGAATGCTTTTTCTTGGCGATTATGGCATTTGATCGATACCTTGCCATCTGCCGGCCTCTACAGTACCCCACTCTCATGACTGCACGTCTCTGCACCAATCTTGTGGTCAGCTGCTGGGTACTTGGTTTCCTCTGGTTCTTGATTCCCATCATCATTGTCTCCCAAATGTCCTTCTGTGGATCCAGGATCATTGACCACTTCCTGTGTGATCCAGGTCCTCTTCTAGCACTCACTTGCAAAAAAGCTCCTGTAATAGAGCTTGTCTTCTCTACTTTAAGTCCTGTGCCCCTCATCATTCCCTTTCTCTTAATTATGGGGTCCTATGCTCTGGTCCTACAAGTTGTGTTGAAAGTCCCTTCAGCGGCTGGACGAAGAAAGgctttctccacctgtggctctcatCTGGCTGTGGTTTCACTGTTCTATGGCTCTGTACTGGTCATGTATGGGAGCCCAACATCTGAGCATGATGCTGGAATGCAGAAGATTGTGACTCTGTTTTATTCTGTTATAACCCCACTTCTTAACCCTATAATATACAGTCTTAGGAACAAAGATATGAAAAAGGCCATGCAGAAATTTCTGAAACTATAA